A window of Glycine soja cultivar W05 chromosome 13, ASM419377v2, whole genome shotgun sequence genomic DNA:
TTTCTTGGTAAGGTGTGACCTTTTATACTAAAGCCCATCCATTGAATTACCCATGTTTTAATGGTTCCCTCCCTGGTTATAAACAAAATGGTTTTCTTTGGCTTTGGAGAGTTTTTGTTtgatctcttttttttaaaaggctttctttttatttgttaacaTATTGCTTATGGTTAGCATTTTATTCTCCTTGTGTAGTAAAAATCTTTTATTTGTACTTTATTATTGTAGACAGAAAAGGTTGATCTGGAGAACACTGTTGTTGACGAGAGCCAAAGACAGTTGAATGATCAAGAGGCTTCCTCTAGATTGAGGCAGGAGAAATCTAGTGGTAAGTTCTTCAATGGTGACCCGTTCATATGGTTAAGATCATTTGATTGTGTGATTCGGTTTTGGTTGTGCATTTTCTTGAAACTAGAAGTGCTTAAATGGCAGGTACTATCTTTGATGCTCTGATTTTTTATGAACTATTTCCATTTTcgattttattttcactttttgaTCCAGAAGCAAGTGCAAGTGAGTCTGAGGATGATAACGAGAGAAATGATGCAGCCGAGGAAGAAACAGATGAAGATGACTCCGCTTTTTTTGACACTCGTGATTTTCTATCATCATCCAATTCTTTTAAAAGTAATGGATCTGATATTAGGGCCTCATCTTTCTCTTCAGATGATGGACTCTATACAGTTGAATCAGAGGAGGATGTAGATCCTTCAATTAAATCTGTTGGAGGCAACTATCCTTCTGTTAAACGACGTAGGAAATTGCCTGACCCTGTTGAAAAGGAGAAAGGCGTCAGTCTTTGGTCAATGATTAAGGATAATATTGGGAAGGATCTAACTAAAGTTTGCCTTCCTGTTTATTTTAATGAGCCTCTCTCATCTCTGCAAAAATGTTGTGAAGAAATGGAATATTCGTATCTTATAGACCGTGCATATGAATGGGGAAGAAGGGTAAGTCTGGAGAAGGAACCCAAGTTTCATGTTGCCATGTTTTTTACTTTGCTGTTAGTTCTTCAATGTATGACTGGGTGCAATGTTCTAACTATTTTAACTCATTGATAATGTTATGCAGGGTAATAGTCTCATGAGAATTCTCAATGTTGCTGCGTTTGCTATATCTGCCTATGCTTCAACTGAAGGGAGAATTTGCAAACCATTTAACCCATTACTAGGGGAAACATATGAGGCTGACTTTCCAGATAAAGGAATTCGATTTTTCTCAGAGAAGGTCTAATTGATATTATCTAATAGATGAtcctttttttagtattttgatcatatatgtatgtatttatcACGTAATGTTTGATATCTTAAAAAAGTAGCATAGAGAAAGTGAAAGCCACATGTTATTCTTTTGGTACAAAAATGTTAGGAAGTGTATTTGGATGTTACTATATTAGGGAGGTTATGTTCCAAGGTTAATCAGTGCTTAGTGTGATACTTACAGATAACCTATCATTGATAGGCCAGCTGCGAGCATTAAAAGGTCTATGTGTGTGAAATGTGACTTTGTTATTTGCTGTTGTTATATAATGTATTTGAGCTTATTATTTGCTTAATTTCCTACAAAtcattaataactaataagtaATCATGCTTATTTGAAGTCCTTAGAACTTCTCTTGCTTTTGGAAGAACTCAAGTAGAATCTTAAAACTACTCCACTTAAtttgatgaatgaaaaataatgtgATTGGGTGCTTAAATTCCATAGAACCCAATGAAAGgaaatataatttgaatttcaacattggATATGATTATGCCTTTTAGAATATGTCTGTTTctgttttgaaattattatatatctgCTTTCTCTCAGGTCAGTCATCATCCAATGATAGTAGCATGTCACTGTGAGGGTACAGGTTGGAAATTTTGGGGAGATAGCAACTTAAAGAGTAAATTTTGGGGTCGGTCAATTCAGCTTGATCCTGTTGGCATTTTGACTTTGGAATTTGATGATGGTGAAGTATTCCAGTGGAGAAAGGTATATTTTAACTGCTTACCATGTGTCCATTTGCCACAACGAATTCTGTGTCCAGATTTGGTTCTAAACTGGTTTGGAGCTTTTATTTCAGGTTACTACATCAATATACAATCTCATATTGGGGAAGCTGTATTGTGATCATTATGGTACAATGCGTATACAGGGAAACCAAGACTACTCTTGTAATCTGAAATTCAAGGAGCAATCTATAATTGACCGGAATCCTCACCAGGTGCTATATCTGTTTCATGGATTCCATCTTTACGGAGGCTAGTCTTTGCTATGACATTAACTTCTGTCTAAAATAGTACTTGACATGTGAACTTCTCTCAGGTTCATGGTATTGTTCAGGATAAAAATGGGAAAATATTGTCTACATTACTCGGAAAATGGGATGACAGCATGTATTATATTAATGGAGACTACAGTGGGAAAGGGAAGGGTTATGAATCTATGTCAGATGCCCATCTACTATGGAAGCGGAGCAAGCCTCCCAAGTTTCCCACTAGATATAACTTTACTCGGTTTGCCATCACATTAAATGAACTTACCCCTGGATTAAAGGTCTTTTTTTAACTGATACTTTCTTTTGTGTTGCCAGtttatcttccttttttttttctttataatggAAAAATGTGCTATATTTTATACCTTTTTACCACCATTATTAGTGCTTGCATCACTAAGGAAACGTTTTGATCATTTCTATATCATGGAGGagctatataaaataatttaaatttaacataaaaggaCCAAAATATTCATATCACTATATTTTGCATATTGTGAGTGCTTGTGCTCGACATTTATTATTACTTCTGTTTGTGCATAAGTAGGAAAAGCTGCCACCTACTGATTCCAGGTTAAGACCAGATCAGAGGCATTTGGAAAATGGGGAATATGATATGGCAAATTCAGAAAAGTTGCGGCTAGAACAGCGGCAACGCCAGGTAAATATTTCAGTTTACTTTGTATTTCCTTTGTTGGTTTCACTTGTAGGCTAGCATTATGTTGGAATGGGACACTACCCAATATGGAGTTTGctatatgtttgatttaaaacTAGAACAAAATAGGACAAGAGATTATAACTTAGTACATCTTGGTTTACTAATAAGGGTGAAATCAAGGAAATTTGAACAAATCTTTTCTGTGGGATTTCATCTCGTTCCTTTTGGTCTAGACGTTGAATGCTACCTGAGGATGGAAATAGATTATTTAGTGCTTCAAATCCTCAGCTAGAATGCCTTGACTGTCATCAAATGCCAACTACTTGTGGAAGACAAGAATCACAGTTAACACTAATAGCTATTCCCATAACATAACCAAGCACTAACTGTTTTACTTTTTAATGGAAACACTTTTGACCGATTTACTCTTAATGTGTGATACTGGCAACTTTTCTGCCCATTCCCATCTTTCTGACCAAGCAATATTGGTgtctattttataattaattaaattggaaATATCCTATCATTCAgtttataatgtttttatattttttaataccttCTCCTATCTCTTTTCACTTAAAGTGCTTATTTACATCTAGTTGATTGTTGATTCTTCCCTTCGTCGTAAAAAGGGATTAGAAAGATGCTATTTAGCTCAAGGATATCAGCATCCTAATTCCTTGTCTATGGAACGGTTAGTATGTAGGTTGTGTTCAGTTGAAaaccaataatatttttaatttattttgggtGCGGAGCAATTTTATCTTTGATTATCATCAACACTTCTATGACTTTTGGTATTGGGGAAATATGATCAAGAGGGACAATTGATCATGTTGTTGTTGACCGCCACTTCActtagtaataatttttttttattggtcaaTGTTAGTAGTTAgtcttattagtttttattagtgGAGAAATTCTAACCAGCGATTtctccccccctctctcttttccCTTCAACTACCAAATTAACCTTATAATTCCCTACTAAATGGTAATAGTATCTACATTTTTTATTACCACTGATGAGGTCAGACACGTAGCGGATTGGCTCTTTGCCTAAATGTtagataaggtaaaaaattcTTCAACCGATATTTTTGTGGGGAGGAAAGTGGAGTAAATAACATAGTGTATGtacatatatttgaaaatttaaagcGAATGGtgtagtttaaaaaataaagtgataaCCAATAACTAAAAAACTTGACGGTTGAAATTGTAATTGTAATGCATACAtgatgtataaaataaattacaaagttGCCAAAATCTCAACATCACTTTGCACATTAGAGGAGTCAAATCCTTATGCTATAGTACTTGTTTTCTATGTCAACTTCATTAGttatgtttgttatttgatatttgtttgaatGGTATTTTTCACTATTCAGGCTCGGAAAATGCAAGAGAGCGGTTGGGAACCACGGTGGTTTGGTAGGGATAAAGCAAGTGGCACCTACCGCTACTTAGGAGGGTATTGGGAGGCCCGAAAACAAGGAAATTGGAACTCTTGTCCTGACATTTTTGGCCATATTCCTTCTGATCATGTTTCAGACGAAGGTCAATAATATTCGTTCTAGTTTTTCAATCTTttccctctattttttttttttactaatgggTGTCTTACGGCTGCTACATCGCAGTGAATGTTCCCCCATGAAATTCATGATAgtaaatcatttgaaaatatgAGCAGGTAATaatgtaattcttttttttctattccaaGTCTCATTTTATgtcatcattatttttattattaatattgggactaaattattaaatttctttCAACTCAGGTTCATAAACATGCTTTCCTAATTTCATTTGATacaattaatttgttaaatcgCACTCTTATCATTAGTTCAATTGGTAGTAAAAATTGAAGTGTACGTACTTAAAAGGCTTATAAACTAATAAGTAACAATGATAGTCTCATGAATGAAGTTGGCTAAATAGATCATACGAGATctttagtaaaaaattaattttgcaaagatattattaattgttttcgATAATTTTCTCCAATATCTTTcttagtcttatttttttttataggattaGAAACCATGTGATTTATTCTGATGGGTATCTTTAGTAACCTTCATGtttttaacaatttaaacaataataattgaGGTTACAACTATAGGCAAttcatctataaaaaaaaaaaaaaaaaaaaactataggcaattgtttcagttttgggtTTGATTGTAATGCAACTATACCAAACGAAAGTGTTGTATAATCGGAACTTAACAGCATGCAGGTAAGTAGAAGAAAGCGGTATTTCGGAGTGTAAATGACATAACAGTAATTTGTTTAGGAGCTTCCACTATCTAAGCCACTGGCCCATTTCTTTTTCAGTATTCTACTGAGTTTTGTATATTTATGCTCATCAGCTTGCTGATTAGAAAAGAGAATTCGCATATATACAATtttcttggagaaaaaaaatgtacaataaagaaagaaataagaagatagaaaaatgtataatatttttttttcagcaaTGAATATGTATATTATAAATGCATCAGAGGTGCTATAATAGTTACAAAGTGCTTGAGAGGCAGTCACCAAGGCTTTATAGTATCAACGGAAGTGTGTGATATTACCCACTccgagaaaataaaagataggtACTCTCCCCTACATCAACTTGTTAATAGTACATAAAAAGATTACATCAcctattaaaaaatgaatcttAACCTATACAAATATGTTGTATATGAAAAAGATACATTCTCTAATAAACCAAGAATTACTGTTAACACCACTCCTCGACAAATACCCAAACAAATACTTGGATTCAGTTGCCATTGTTGGAACGATACATTGAAATCATTTTGATATGCTTAATGCTTTTAACCAAGACGTTACATCAAAAAGGATTTTTTGTCATACCTTATCTTCATGTGGTATTTGTCTTTCTAAAATAGATTTGTTCCTTTGTTGCCATAGATTTCACACAATGGAGCTCCACCCAAATTAACCaccaattgttttgtttttgtccttgtaatCCATGTGAAATTGGACGGAAATGATCATAAGCTATAGCATGAgaaaccatttgaattttcaatgGTCCATACCATCTCCACCAAATAGTTTGTACCACTTTGCATGAGAAGAGAACATGTGAAATATCCTCTTCATATTGATGGCACAAACCACAAGCAAGGCCATATTCCAagagttgaatacacctttgtagGTAACCTATCATGTAAAACTCttcaaatcataaaagaaacCTTATTTGGAATTTGATTTGTCATAGCTGCTTGAACACTTTCTCCTCATTTGGTCCCACCTTTAAATTATGCAATGCAAGATAAGTGGATTTAATCCTGAATATATTTGATGGATTCACGGTCCAAACCCAATGATCCCCTCCAATGTCTTCAATATTAACATTATCTATCAATGCTAAAAATTCCTCCAGCAAATGCTTCTCCAACTCAAATCACTCTCTCCTCCATCTAATTTCCCAAACCCATCTATCATCTCTCAATGACCCCATCTTTTCTACACTATCCTCCTTTTGTTCCGAGTTAAAGAACAACTTTGtaaatttgtgttgtaatctctcCCTCCCACACCACCTATCTTTCCAGAATCTAGTATGTGACCCCTCTCCTATTTTCCATTCCACCATATCTTCAAACCACAAATCCACTTGTCCTCCACACACCTTCTTTATGACCCTCCACCAAATTGACTCATTAGGTGTTGAACCACCATCACACATTCCTTGCCAACCCAAATATGTAGAATCTAACACTCTCTTCCAAATTTCTCCTCAATTGTGGAAAATATTTCACCTCCATTTAGCAAGCAAAGAAATGTCCTTAACACCTAACCTTCCATCCTCCTTAGGACAACAAATTTTCTCACACCCAACCCAAGATATTTTTTCTATCCCATCCTCAAAACCCCACAAAAACCTCTTTGAATCCTTACCAATTTCCTGGAAATTCcttctgaaattaaaaaaaaaaagataaaagaagagggGAGAGAAGTACCAAATTGATCAAACAAACTCTTCCAGCAAAGGAAAGATGTTTGTGTTTCCAAGATGCAAGctttttgtcaaaaaattttATGATTGACTCCCATGTCTCCATCCTTCTAGGATTTGCACTGATAGGAATATCCAAATATACAAATGGAATAGacaaaattgtataatttaaaatttttgagaATCTCTCCATTTCCCCATTTTCCACTCCAATACCTCCAAATCAGTATTGTGAAAATTCACTTTCAAACCGGAAACTAGTTCAAAACATTTCATCATACTTTTTAAGATCACCACATTATCCACATTGAACTTTCCCACAAAAATTGTGTCATCCGCATATTGTAACAAATTGACCTCCACTTCCTTAGTCCCCACTTTAAAGCCTCTATATAGATTTCTAGAGATCACTTCCCCATTAAGCCACTTAATTCCTCCGCCACAATAGTGAAAAGGAAAGGAACAAGTGGATCTTCTTGTCTTAATCCCTTTTGCAACATAAATTCTTTTGAGGGACTACCATTCACAAGTACCGATACTGAGCTAGAAACAAGACATCCATCAATCCATTTGATGCATGTATTGTTGAACCCCAATCTTCTCATCATATAAAAAGAGAAAGCTCCATTTTAGAGCTTGGCTTTCAAGGCCCAAGTAACCTcctgagaaagagagagagatagagagttTAGGGAATTTGaggaatttcttctttttcttcttctattcacAAAGCATCTTTCGTACATTTATAGTTTCTACAGAAGGAACAAGGCTCAACGACCATAACAGAAAGCTTAACAGAAAGGTTCGTGATTCAACAAGATCCTAACAATAATATCCCTTTATTCCCCTAAACCTCTTCTAGAAGGTGTTATGTTAACGCTTTACCCCTCCGTACTTGCATGCGTGCATGCTCCTTACTGCTATTTGTATCACTCCAACATATGAATCATATGCCTTTTCGTTGTCAACATACAGAAAAATTTATAAGATAATTGAGGTggagagaaatagaaagaaaaagttgTATTCTGAAGAGtcataaaaaatgtttcatgaatagaaaaaataaataaaaatgccaCTATGGTTTGTCACtcgctttatttatttatttggtaagAGAGTCAGGGTTCCTCCTTTGTCTTGTCAAAGATTGTTGCTTCATGCATCTCATTACATTTTTACATTTTGGATTGAGTTTTCTGCAATGCAATGGGGTGCAAGAAGTAATAATTGGAGGTGGTGGAAGTTTTAGCCCTTTCAAATCATCAATACCCCTCTGTGGAAGCCCAAGAGTCAGCCCAATCTTATAAACCTTCGAAAGCCCATTTAACAAAGACCTAGTGCCAGTGGCTCCCAATTTAATTCTACCAGGCTTCATTTTAATAGGTGCTTTACGATAAAATTGGATGACATAAATTAGAAAATGAgtaatattttatgttatttttttgtcctgATCATATAGTCTAGCCAGTTTAAGTGtgcaattaattaaatcttataaaactaattttagttaaaattgatttttaagtgaaataatttatgttcggatgttttttttatcttgaaagCAAGTCTGGTATAAAATTTAGTATGAAATCTTCCATTCAATGCAAAAGCTGTatttttatcactttcaaacCGAGGTTTTGAGGCAAAACTAATTTTGCTTACcattaaatatatacattttttataaaataagtttaactGCGGTCAAAATCGATTTTTATTATTCTCACTGAAATTATACACACTCTAATTATAGAAAGGATGTTTAAGTGTGAGTCAACAACTGGCCCCAAATCAATTTCATCCTGACATCAACTATTGTATAAATGGGAAACGCACGtaagaaaaaagaagttatTGCGTATATGCAGATATTTTGGTACAATGGCACGACTTTTCCTGGACTgaagttttaaataaaatttaaatgacgtTTTTGGTCATGTTAGTTTAATTAAGATTAGAGttttatctaaataatttacaCTCACAGATTATTACtgaaatgaaatttcaatttgaactagacaaattttatctattttcccCTAACCTTGGGGATGAAGAACAACAGGTTTTATTTGGGCTTGCAATTACATTAACATGATGGTGATAAGGTCGATGAGGCATTAAATAGACACATTTGGATCCAACAATGGGACCATATCTATATATTAACATGGTTATCAAAACCAATGCAAACACAAAGAAACAGGCAAAGCAAATGAAACTCTGTCATCATCATGATGAATAAAACAGGACAGGTACATACACGCATGATGCTTGAGGCATTAAATATGTGCATTTGGGCCAATCATGGAACTATATAAGACAATGTGAACAAAACCAAAGCAAACTGAAAGCAGTGTggaccaataataataataataaaaaagcagCTTCAGCCTAAGAAACTTCctcttttttaaaatgaataaaacgtGTAGATGAATGAATAACATATTCTCAAACAcactctaataatattttttttgttagaaattacaaaatattgagtgaaattcattaaataataaatgagaatcataaaaataaaaaattttaatttttaatgaatctTTAGTCAATATTAAGATATATGTTTAAAAGAGTGTATTGATACCAACAAGAATCGAGTCTAATGGAATAAACTAGTTTTTCACATGGTGAAGTAAGGTTCAAAAATCTTTGCTATGACTTGATAGAGATGATCCACTTTTAGTATTTAACTGTCTCGTGAACAAATTATCTCTAAAAGAAAATACACATGAGGGTAAAAATGAGTCATGAGTGTGTTGATTCTATTTCTCTACTTGTTACATTCGTTTTATAGAAGTAGAAGAGGAAGTTTCAATTCTTAAGccgttttctttctctttttttttactgtttataTTGGGAAGTTTCTTGAATTGATACTTGATaagatagtgagtgttttgaaTGCTTAAGAAACAAGTATATAcggatatataattaaaatggaaCGTGTCTTCAATCATTTGGGTTTTGAACAgtagtttatttttgttgaaattttttatttgaataattaatgtgagttaatattattagacaattatattaattatttattattagtaagttttattttatgtgatcaaattaagtgaacCCATTAGGGTTAACACACTTTAAGAAAGCTATGATCCTCAATATATCGAACCATCACACATAGTTTCGCTTCTTCTCCTTTGAAGAGTTAGGAAGGTCCTATTGTCctattgaagaataaaaaaatttcagttaAGGAAGAACCATGAAACCTCCGGTTATGCTATTAGTCGATTATCTGTTGTTTCTATGCCATTTCATAATATATTCTAAGAAGAGCGCATAGATAAGAAATTACCTACGGATTTAGAGTTCGCTTCGTTTGTTTGATCGATCATTATGGATtcaaatattcttaaaattctTCTTGAAAATCTAGCGTAATATACTTTTAAtggttattgatattttataaggatctcttaaaattttaacatatttaatttagcAACTACCTCAAACGAATTCAGATGCATGaaattgagaaagaaaacatTTCTTCTTTGCATCAAGGTTTGGAGATCtcatcttttcttgaaaaaCGGACACTAAAGTAGTTTATATATAGTGCGTACTGTCAATGAGATTGATACTCTGTTACTTACAAATACCATCATGGTGGAAATGAACAACACTATATAGTTTTGTGTAGTTTCTCTgactttaagaaaaaaaaataaagggttCCATATGTTCAAATGAATTTGGAGAGCAAGGAATGACAAGGTTTTCTCAAACAAAATCTTGGATCCAGTTTGGTGAGTTTGAAATTCTACATAGCTAGTTTATTTAGTGATGTGTATACTTTTTATACATGCTTGTAGAGAAAAACATGGAGTGAAGGAGAGGGGGAGGCTCTCATGTCATGCAATTTTTGCCTTCTCTCTAATATTTTGGTGTTATTTGCTCTCTCCTCTTTCtccaaattttttaactaaataaaagataaaattattaaaaaaaaaactttcaccTTCATTCCATTTGTATCCTAATCAAATTGTactatataattttaagatttaaatgaaaagaaaaagagtataATTTCTATGTATCATTGGTTtattatcaactaattaaaaaaaattattgatataacttttaagataattaactTATTTCGATGCAATTGAATGACGATACTACACAAGT
This region includes:
- the LOC114382546 gene encoding oxysterol-binding protein-related protein 1C-like isoform X1 → MHPFCCVSAVSDNSSPAPFAAPAIAMPPLPGRSDSAPRHAQLHLCLSNGGVSGRASLPPAPAAVDVRINDLVGNGISGILHKWVNYGKGWRPRWFVLQDGVLSYYKIHGPDKIVVNSETEKGSKVIGDESARMISRNRNSNHAVNHRRKPLGEIHLKISTIRESRSDDKRFSVFTGTKRLHLRADTREDRVAWVEALQAVKDMFPRISNSELMAPVDNVAVSTEKLRHRLMEEGVSEAAIQDTEQIMRNEYAALQNQLQLLKQKQVTLIDTLRQLETEKVDLENTVVDESQRQLNDQEASSRLRQEKSSEASASESEDDNERNDAAEEETDEDDSAFFDTRDFLSSSNSFKSNGSDIRASSFSSDDGLYTVESEEDVDPSIKSVGGNYPSVKRRRKLPDPVEKEKGVSLWSMIKDNIGKDLTKVCLPVYFNEPLSSLQKCCEEMEYSYLIDRAYEWGRRGNSLMRILNVAAFAISAYASTEGRICKPFNPLLGETYEADFPDKGIRFFSEKVSHHPMIVACHCEGTGWKFWGDSNLKSKFWGRSIQLDPVGILTLEFDDGEVFQWRKVTTSIYNLILGKLYCDHYGTMRIQGNQDYSCNLKFKEQSIIDRNPHQVHGIVQDKNGKILSTLLGKWDDSMYYINGDYSGKGKGYESMSDAHLLWKRSKPPKFPTRYNFTRFAITLNELTPGLKEKLPPTDSRLRPDQRHLENGEYDMANSEKLRLEQRQRQARKMQESGWEPRWFGRDKASGTYRYLGGYWEARKQGNWNSCPDIFGHIPSDHVSDEVNVPP
- the LOC114382546 gene encoding oxysterol-binding protein-related protein 1C-like isoform X2; this encodes MHPFCCVSAVSDNSSPAPFAAPAIAMPPLPGRSDSAPRHAQLHLCLSNGGVSGRASLPPAPAAVDVRINDLVGNGISGILHKWVNYGKGWRPRWFVLQDGVLSYYKIHGPDKIVVNSETEKGSKVIGDESARMISRNRNSNHAVNHRRKPLGEIHLKISTIRESRSDDKRFSVFTGTKRLHLRADTREDRVAWVEALQAVKDMFPRISNSELMAPVDNVAVSTEKLRHRLMEEGVSEAAIQDTEQIMRNEYAALQNQLQLLKQKQVTLIDTLRQLETEKVDLENTVVDESQRQLNDQEASSRLRQEKSSASASESEDDNERNDAAEEETDEDDSAFFDTRDFLSSSNSFKSNGSDIRASSFSSDDGLYTVESEEDVDPSIKSVGGNYPSVKRRRKLPDPVEKEKGVSLWSMIKDNIGKDLTKVCLPVYFNEPLSSLQKCCEEMEYSYLIDRAYEWGRRGNSLMRILNVAAFAISAYASTEGRICKPFNPLLGETYEADFPDKGIRFFSEKVSHHPMIVACHCEGTGWKFWGDSNLKSKFWGRSIQLDPVGILTLEFDDGEVFQWRKVTTSIYNLILGKLYCDHYGTMRIQGNQDYSCNLKFKEQSIIDRNPHQVHGIVQDKNGKILSTLLGKWDDSMYYINGDYSGKGKGYESMSDAHLLWKRSKPPKFPTRYNFTRFAITLNELTPGLKEKLPPTDSRLRPDQRHLENGEYDMANSEKLRLEQRQRQARKMQESGWEPRWFGRDKASGTYRYLGGYWEARKQGNWNSCPDIFGHIPSDHVSDEVNVPP